A region from the Eriocheir sinensis breed Jianghai 21 unplaced genomic scaffold, ASM2467909v1 Scaffold261, whole genome shotgun sequence genome encodes:
- the LOC126991335 gene encoding netrin receptor unc-40-like, translated as MEFVISLRAFNNVGDGQPVYQQVHTQSEEEEVVAPTLDPAVWVKAVVLTPFTVVLQWADTMLSQNQYNSCTTFSSSSSSRYVNATDVTCLIDSLKPSTVCEFAVKTIRVRPQCWKPSFFFQ; from the exons ATGGAGTTTGTGATAAGCCTGCGAGCCTTCAACAACGTGGGTGACGGGCAACCGGTGTACCAGCAAGTCCACAcccagtcagaggaggaggaggtggtggcacccacgctggacccggcggtgtgggtgaaggccgtggtgctgacgcccttcaccgtggtgctgcagtgggcagacaccatgctgagccagaaccag tacaacagctgcaccaccttctcgtcctcatcctccagccgctacgtcaacgccacggatgtgacctgcctcattgacagcctcaagccatcaacagtgtgtgagtttgccgtgaagaccatcagggtgagaccacagtgctggaagccttcgttcttctttcagtaa